A window of the Verrucomicrobiota bacterium genome harbors these coding sequences:
- a CDS encoding malto-oligosyltrehalose trehalohydrolase yields the protein MTALGSHYLGRGRCSFSVWAPRARQVEVHLVGRGERFAQLRGAKDGYLAAILNGIKPGARYFYRLDGQREFPDPASRLQPAGVHGPSAVIDPNFTWDDQGWTGLPLRDY from the coding sequence CGCCTTGGGATCACACTACCTTGGTCGTGGGCGATGTTCCTTTTCTGTGTGGGCGCCGCGAGCACGCCAGGTCGAAGTTCATCTTGTTGGCAGAGGAGAACGGTTCGCGCAATTGAGGGGCGCCAAGGACGGTTATCTCGCGGCGATTCTCAACGGAATCAAGCCCGGCGCGCGATACTTTTATCGGCTCGACGGCCAGCGCGAGTTCCCTGATCCGGCGTCCCGCCTCCAGCCCGCGGGCGTGCATGGACCGTCCGCGGTGATTGACCCGAACTTCACCTGGGATGACCAGGGTTGGACCGGCCTGCCGCTGCGGGATTACA